Proteins encoded together in one Pontiella desulfatans window:
- a CDS encoding peptide chain release factor family protein: MITAEKWEKLLAWMEKLGIAESDLEEHFIRGSGKGGQKINKTSSCVQLHHAPTGTEIRCHKTRSQADNRYWARRDLCEKIEEELLGEQSKKQQAFEKIRRQKRRRSRRAKARMLDDKSKQGQKKRMRGRVGPDE, from the coding sequence ATGATTACGGCTGAAAAATGGGAAAAGCTGCTGGCCTGGATGGAAAAGCTCGGAATCGCCGAAAGCGATCTGGAAGAGCATTTCATCCGCGGATCGGGCAAGGGCGGGCAGAAGATCAACAAGACCTCTTCGTGCGTCCAGCTCCACCACGCGCCGACGGGCACCGAGATCCGCTGCCATAAAACGCGTTCGCAGGCCGACAACCGCTATTGGGCCCGGCGCGATTTGTGCGAGAAGATCGAGGAGGAGCTGCTCGGCGAGCAGAGCAAGAAGCAGCAGGCGTTCGAAAAGATTCGCCGTCAAAAGCGCCGCCGCTCCCGCCGCGCCAAGGCGCGGATGCTCGACGACAAATCGAAGCAGGGCCAGAAGAAGCGTATGCGGGGCCGCGTTGGCCCGGATGAGTAG
- a CDS encoding CPBP family intramembrane glutamic endopeptidase, with amino-acid sequence MEELLANTESGIRELFRSIEYVLLVCGLFTLLLFALHRRRNPPDTPTLNRQLANRALGAVEIFSIVQLYLVLLFLAMFSGRLFYEEQIPTAKLGIALLIYTLVSLAIFTNNRRRKKTMASGFGMGLAQLRYAGLAPFFYLAIVPLLLVSGALLKWLGYELPLQENAQQFVESNPAQRILFAVMAIVAAPFFEELLFRGILLPALLKRMGLACSTLLVSCLFALMHFNFLLLLIAFTPAAIVCILLWPSQKPWLRGLARVAFGLVLLSSAGITFANGSFHSFVSLMILSSGVSLAYWRTGSLWTSIGMHAIFNGVTLYTLNMVG; translated from the coding sequence ATGGAAGAACTGCTAGCCAACACCGAAAGCGGAATCCGGGAACTCTTCAGATCCATCGAATATGTACTGCTCGTTTGCGGACTGTTCACCTTGTTGCTGTTTGCCCTGCACCGTCGGCGGAATCCGCCGGACACCCCCACCCTGAACCGGCAACTGGCCAACCGCGCCCTCGGAGCCGTTGAAATCTTCAGCATTGTCCAGCTCTACCTCGTGCTCCTGTTCCTCGCCATGTTCAGCGGCCGCCTCTTCTATGAAGAACAGATCCCGACGGCCAAGCTGGGCATCGCGCTGCTGATCTACACCCTGGTCTCCCTCGCGATCTTCACCAACAACCGGCGCCGGAAAAAAACCATGGCCTCCGGATTCGGAATGGGCCTTGCGCAGCTTCGCTACGCGGGGCTGGCGCCGTTCTTCTACCTCGCCATCGTACCCCTGCTGCTCGTCTCGGGCGCCCTCCTGAAATGGCTCGGCTACGAACTCCCCCTGCAGGAGAATGCCCAGCAGTTTGTCGAATCCAACCCCGCCCAACGCATTCTGTTTGCCGTCATGGCCATCGTCGCCGCACCGTTCTTCGAGGAGCTGCTGTTTCGCGGCATTCTCCTCCCGGCCCTGCTCAAGCGCATGGGACTGGCCTGCTCCACCCTGCTGGTCTCGTGCCTGTTCGCACTGATGCACTTCAACTTCCTGCTCCTGCTGATCGCCTTCACGCCGGCGGCCATCGTCTGCATTCTGTTGTGGCCCTCGCAAAAACCGTGGCTGCGGGGCTTGGCCCGGGTCGCCTTCGGCCTGGTGCTGCTCTCGTCGGCCGGCATCACCTTCGCCAACGGGAGCTTCCATTCGTTTGTATCGCTGATGATCCTGTCGTCCGGGGTCAGCCTGGCCTACTGGCGCACCGGCTCACTCTGGACCAGCATCGGCATGCACGCCATCTTCAACGGCGTCACGCTCTATACGCTCAACATGGTTGGATAG
- the cas2 gene encoding CRISPR-associated endonuclease Cas2 — translation MLVLITYDVSTINKPGQRRLVRIAKTCLNYGQRVQNSVFECLVDPAQWTTLRAELLRLYKPEEDSLRFYFLGANWESKVEHHGTKDTPNLETGTLIV, via the coding sequence ATGCTTGTTCTGATAACCTACGACGTATCCACCATCAACAAACCCGGGCAGCGACGCCTGGTCCGCATCGCAAAGACCTGCCTGAACTACGGACAGCGCGTCCAGAACTCCGTCTTCGAATGCCTCGTCGACCCCGCCCAATGGACGACCCTCCGCGCCGAGCTCCTCCGCCTCTACAAGCCCGAAGAAGATTCCCTTCGTTTCTACTTCCTCGGTGCCAACTGGGAATCCAAGGTCGAGCACCACGGCACAAAAGACACCCCCAATCTCGAAACCGGGACACTGATTGTGTAG
- a CDS encoding GlsB/YeaQ/YmgE family stress response membrane protein, with amino-acid sequence MEIQELVILIATGAIAGWLASLIVRKGGFNIFGNIIIGVIGAYIGTALFQTLGIRFANPHLGLLAMSTIGAIILLILMGFLMKFMTKK; translated from the coding sequence ATGGAAATCCAGGAACTCGTCATCCTCATTGCAACCGGAGCAATCGCCGGTTGGCTCGCAAGCCTGATTGTCAGAAAAGGCGGCTTCAACATTTTCGGCAACATCATCATCGGCGTCATCGGCGCCTACATCGGGACCGCCCTCTTCCAAACCCTCGGCATCCGCTTCGCCAACCCCCACCTCGGCCTCCTCGCCATGTCCACCATCGGCGCCATCATCCTCCTCATCCTCATGGGCTTCCTCATGAAATTCATGACAAAAAAATAG
- a CDS encoding hexokinase family protein — translation MDIKAWLKTQMVAADAYDADELLAHFLDEMEKGLNGESSSLAMIPAYVGTEGLVPSNKPVAVIDAGGTNLRICLARFDDAGAIQLSNFSKQPMPGRDEEISAAEFYRVLVDALEPIEGEFESIGFCFSYPATILPDFDGRLLHWTKEIKIPELVGKHIGAGLIAALEARGVLGKRIVILNDTVACLLAGLAQGQAFDASSYIGFILGTGTNTAYVENNDRIGKLEGYLGAGSQVINVESGGFGAFKRGALDLKLDGQSENPGGHVFEKTISGVYMGALTLELLQSLADEGVFSDEGAASLSIMKELSTIDIDNLVADNGRDTGVLGTEAFTDGDRAIMKTVFGAVVDRAALLTAVNILAAVVKGGAGQDAARPVCVNIDGSTYYKTFQMPEKVQAHLQRMLAARGLHIRCIQVEDAPVVGAAIAGLTTF, via the coding sequence ATGGATATTAAAGCTTGGTTGAAAACCCAGATGGTTGCGGCGGATGCGTATGATGCGGATGAATTGCTGGCGCATTTTCTGGATGAGATGGAGAAGGGGCTGAATGGCGAGTCGAGCTCGTTGGCGATGATTCCGGCCTATGTCGGGACGGAGGGGCTGGTTCCTTCCAACAAACCGGTTGCGGTGATCGACGCCGGGGGCACGAACCTGCGCATCTGCCTGGCTCGGTTCGATGATGCGGGCGCGATCCAGCTTTCGAATTTCAGCAAGCAACCGATGCCGGGGCGCGACGAGGAGATTTCGGCGGCGGAGTTCTACCGGGTTTTGGTTGATGCGCTGGAGCCCATCGAGGGCGAGTTTGAAAGCATTGGCTTTTGTTTCTCCTATCCGGCGACCATCCTGCCGGATTTCGATGGGCGCCTGCTGCATTGGACCAAGGAGATCAAGATTCCGGAGCTGGTTGGCAAGCATATCGGCGCCGGGCTGATTGCGGCCTTGGAGGCGCGGGGTGTTTTGGGGAAGCGCATTGTGATTCTCAACGATACGGTGGCTTGTCTGCTGGCGGGGCTTGCGCAGGGGCAGGCGTTCGATGCCTCGTCCTATATCGGGTTCATTCTGGGGACGGGAACGAATACCGCCTATGTGGAAAACAACGATCGGATCGGCAAGCTCGAAGGCTATCTCGGGGCGGGCTCGCAGGTGATCAATGTGGAGTCCGGCGGTTTCGGCGCCTTCAAGCGGGGCGCGCTGGATTTGAAGCTGGATGGACAAAGCGAGAATCCGGGCGGGCATGTTTTCGAGAAAACCATTTCGGGCGTCTACATGGGCGCGCTTACGTTGGAGCTGCTGCAGTCGCTGGCCGATGAAGGGGTCTTTTCGGATGAAGGGGCGGCCTCGCTCTCGATCATGAAGGAACTTTCGACCATCGATATCGACAATCTGGTGGCCGACAACGGCCGCGATACGGGCGTGCTGGGAACGGAAGCGTTTACCGATGGCGACCGCGCGATCATGAAGACGGTTTTCGGGGCGGTGGTGGACCGAGCGGCGTTGCTGACGGCGGTGAATATTCTTGCGGCGGTGGTGAAGGGTGGCGCGGGGCAGGATGCCGCCCGCCCGGTGTGCGTCAACATCGATGGCTCCACCTACTACAAGACCTTCCAGATGCCGGAGAAGGTGCAGGCGCATCTTCAGCGCATGCTGGCTGCGCGAGGCCTGCATATCCGCTGCATCCAGGTGGAGGATGCCCCGGTGGTCGGCGCGGCGATTGCGGGCCTCACGACCTTTTGA